CCTGCGGTCACGACGCCCTCAGCAGCACGGCGTTCTCGTAGGCCTCCACGAGGTCTTTCCTGCCGTTCTCCAGAGCTTCGGAGCGGAGCGTTGAGTATATCTCCTCTACGGCGTCCCTGAAGAGGACTTCATCAGAGTAGAGCTCCCTGTCGGTCAGGAGAAGATCCACCAAGTCCGCTGTGAACTCCAGGCGGTTGCCCTTCTTTCCCATCAGTGCCTTGAGCCGTTCCACTGCTTAACCCTCCTCGGAAGTTCTTGCTCGAGGGCCTTTATGAGTATCTCGGAGACGAGGATGGAGGAGAACCTAGGGTCGCGAACCTCGAGGGCGGCATCTATCGCCCGCTCAACGTCACCATCCTTGACGAGATGGTGGGCAACGTCCGCCATCACTATCGAGCGGAGCCTCGAATCCCTGAGGGTGGAGCCTATCTTCATGGCTCCCTCGAGCTCCCCAACGAGGACATAGTAGCGGGCTATCTTGGCCCATATCTCCTCGCTGGGTGTGCTCTTCCCTATGGCCTTTATTACCTCCCAGTCGCCCAGCTCGGGCCTCTCGAGGATCCTGTTCATCACGACCCTCCCAACGAGCTCGGCCTCGCCCTCGTCGAGTGCGGCTATGAACGCCGGGAGGACGTCGTGGTCCCTCTCCAGCAGCTCCAAGGCTATCTTCACGAACACCTCGTCGCTGTTCTCGAGCTTCCTTATCAGCTCGACTGCGGAAACGCCCTCACCGCTCAGGGCGAACGCCAGTGCAAGCTCCTCAGTGAACTCCTTCCCGAACTTCTGGATGAACTCGCCCGCGATGGTCTCGAGGGAGTCGATGTAGTGGCCGAGAACTTCTTTCTCCTTCAGGTAAAAGGAGACCTCCTTGAAGGCCTGCTTCGCCCACTCCCTGGAGCCGATAGTCCTGAGGAGGGAGATGCCGTTCTCGTAGCTCCCGAGGGTGATGTAGGCCTTGATGAGCTCAAGCAGGGCCCTGGAGCGGTAGGGTTCCTCCTCGATATACTCGAGGGCGAGTTTACTCTTCCTTATGCGGTACGCGGCCTTCAGCTGGCCCTTCCCTATCATCCTCGTGTTGGCTCGGATGATCTCGAGGAGAACCTCGTTTCTGAGCTTTGAGTTATCTATCTCAAGGGCATAGGTTATGGCCTCACCTATCTCACCAAGGGTGAGCATGTAACTGGCGGCAGTCTTCATAATCTTGTCTCTCTGGGGCGGTGGAAGAATCCTCGAGTCCTCGAGGACTCCCTGGTATATCTTCTTGGAGGACTTGAGGCCGGCCCTTCCGAGGGAGTAACCTACCGATAGAAGCGCCCGGAACATCTTTACGGGGTCATCTATCTCGTTGGCGGTCTCGAGGGCCATTAAAAAAGCCGTCCGGTAGTTACTGTCCCTGGCCTTGGCAAGTCTCTCACCTATTTTAGCGTACGTTACTGATTTTACATACGGGTCGGGAATCACGTCAACGGAAGCGAGGATTTCCTTGACAATCATACCACATATCCCCCGCACCATTGTTGATTTTACACAACACTCTCACTAGTTATTTGAAGCCGGAGCTTATTAACCTAACCCTCGGAACGTTTTTAAATGGCTCCGTTGAGGGCATAACCATGTACGCGGTACTATTTGGTAAAAATCCAGCCCTCAGCGAGGCCGAATTTTATTCATTCAGCAGGAGATTCGGCCTTAAAGTTCGACCAATCGAGTCCAGTCGTTACTGGTTGTTATTCGATTCCTCACCGGACGTTGAAAGGCAATTCTACTGGCTCGGCGGCTCCCTCAAGCTCGTAAGAATAATCGGTGAGGGTGAAGAAGCCATCAGAGACCTTGAATACTCCAAACTCTTCACGGTCAGCCTTTACGGGAGGAGCGACTGGAAGCTCTGGAGGAAGCTGGGAAGTGAGATAAAGAGGCACTTCAAGGAAGAAGCGCCGGCTAAGTTTTTCAAGCCCGCTAAGGTTTATTCGATGCCGGCGGAGCTCATCCTGAAGGGCTTTCCAGAAGTTAAGGACTTCGTCTTCCTCTTTAGAGAAGATGGGAGCTTTCTCGTCGGCGAGACCGTTAAAGTAACTGACCCATTCGAGCTGAAGAAGCTCGACGTTGAGAGGCCGGTTCAGAAGCCAATCCTCTCGATCCCGCCGAGGCTCGCGAGGATAATGGTGAACCTGACGGAAGTGAGAAAAGGCAGCTTCCTGGACCCCTTCTGCGGCATAGGAACTGTAGTCCAGGAGTTCGTCCTTCAGGGTTTGAACGCCTACGGGAGTGACCGCGATCCAGAACAGATAAAGGCCGCAAAGAAGAACCTCGCCTGGCTCAGAAAAGAGTTCAGGCTTAAAAACTCGGCCCATTTAGAGGTTTGCGACGCAAGGAAGTTAAAACGCTGTTTTAGACAGAGGTTCGACGCCATAGTGACGGAACCCTATCTTGGGAAGCCCCTACGGAGAAACCCGAGCAGGGGTGAGGCAATTAAACTCGCCAACGAGCTTGACCGGTTCTACTATTCGGTCTTCGAGAGCTTTGCGGATGTTTTGAAGAGAAATGGAAAGGTCGTCTTCGTGTTCCCGGCCTACAAGCTGAGCGACGGGGGGATATACAGAAAAGAGAGGAAGTGGCTCGGAAAGCTCGGCTTCGAGGTTCTTGGAAGATACACGGACTACGAGGAGAGGCACCGCTTAGTTAGGGACATTCACGTGCTGAGGTACAGGGGTTAGCCAATGCTGAACGTCCGTTTCAGGATCTCCTTAACTTCATCCATCTTCTCGGGGCCAATCTCCCCAATGCTCTTGATAATGAGCGATTTTTCGACCGTAAAAACAGAAGAACAGTCTATGAAGCTCTTCTTCTTGAGCTTACCCCGAAGGAGGTCTTTCTGCTCAAGTTCAACCGGGAATTCCTCAAAGTGTGGGCTTCCGGTTATTTTGAGCACTATCAAATCGTCGCTTACCTTGTTTAGCTCATCGGAGCTGACAACCAGCACGGGACGGAGCTTTTTTCCCAGGTAGTCTGTAAAGGGAAGCTCCAGGAGGAGTATCTCACCCTGCCTAAAATTCGAAGAGCTCCTCGGCATCCTCTCCCTCCTGCAGGAGCTTGAGGTAGCCAAGCTCTTTCATCGCGTCCCTAACTTCAACCTTCTCAATCAGCAGCTTAATCCGTGAACCAGGGGGTATGTTCAGTTTTTTGAGGGGGATTATCACATCACCGCGGTAGATGGCAACTATCTCCTCAGGCATGATTAAAAATTAGAGGATCCGCTTTTAAACGTTTGGAGCTGTTACCCAATAAGCCTCTCGTGCTCCTGCTTTATGCACCTGTGGGCAACAGCTGTGAGTCCGGCCTCTTTGGCTTTCTTAAAGGCATCCCGGTTATAGGTGTTGAACTGGAACCACACGACCTTGGCGCCCTTCTCTATCGCCTGCTCCACGTACTCCATCGTGAACTCTGGGCGGACGAAGAGGTCTACTATATCAACTTCGTCCGGGATATCGAGGACGCTGGGGTAACACTTCCTTCCGAGGACTTCTTCATAGCGGGGGTTCACGGGGTAGACCTCGTAGCCCTTCTCAAGAAGATATCTCATCACCCTGTTGGCGTCGCGCTCTGGCTTTGGCGAAGCTCCCACGAGGGCTATCTTCCTGTACTTTGTTAGGATCTCCATGATTTCCTCATCGCTAAGCCTGTCAACAGGCATTATCCTTACCATCTTACCACCAGCCTGCTTTCCACCTCAAGGTTTAAAGGAGTAACCCTTCAAGAATCTCCGGTGGTGCAATGGCCCTCTACGAGGAGAATGTTTCGAGCAGGGGCTTCAGGATTTTTCTGATCCTCGCAGCGCTGCCGATGCTCTTCGGCCTCTATGCGACCTATATGGCCGGTGAGGGCTTTGAGTTCATGCTCATCACAGCGCTTCTCGTCGTGCTCGTGTTGGTAGATGCTATGGAGCTGAGGATCGAGATAGACGAGCGCGAGGTAAGGATACGGGGGCCAATCGGACTTCTCATCAAGAAAACTGTCAAGATAGAGAACATCGAGAGCTTCTCCGTTGCGGAGGGCTGGATGAGCTGTTCTGGAGCAATCCACTTCAATCTCCCAGCCAAGGGCTGCATAATGCTGAGGCAGAAAAAGGGCTGGACGGTTTCCTTCACGACGAACAATCCCGAGGAAGTTGCCCGAGTTCTGGCGATGCTCGGCGTTCCACGAGCACCCTAGTCCCCTTCACTCCTACTATCACTACCTTCTCTCCCCTTTTTGCGGTTCCTTTTATACACTCGGCGCTCCAAAGCTCACCGTCAATCTTCACAAGGCCCTCTGGAGCCAAATCCTCAACCACCACAGCGGTTTTCCCGATCAGGCTCTCGGGGCCCGTCTGAGGTCTGACGCTGAGGCCACCACGTAGGACGAATGGAGCGATGAGAAAGTCCTTGACCAGGAGGATACCTATGATGACCGCCACCGCCCAGAGGGGAACCTCAACCCCGAATCTCGGAAGCACAATGAGAAGGAAGAGGCCCACAGCGATTTCGTCCGCCGCCAGCGCGAGGAGCGTGATGAAGTTCCTCATTCCCCACCACCGAGCCATCTCCAGTATGGATTCAGCTCGATGATGCTCCACCACTTCTTGAGCTCTTTCCTGGCTTTCCTGTAGTCAGGATAAAAGCGCCCGACGAGGTTCCAGAACGCCTTTGAGTGGTTCATGTACTTCAGGTGGGCCAGCTCATGAACCACCACATACTCCCTGAGCTTAGGCGGGACGGAAACGAGGCGGACGTTGAAGTTAAGGTTCCCTCTGGGGGAGCAGCTTCCCCACCTGCTTCGTTGGTGCCTGATGAATACCTTCTTTGGGGAAACGCCCATCTCTCTGGAGTATTCATCGACTAAGGCCAGTATCCTGGGTCTGAGATATGACTTAAGCTCGGCTATGGCCTCGTCTGGATAGGCTGAGAAGACGACTGTCCTGAACTTCTCGTGCACCTTGGTCTTTCTCCCGCGGATGACCTGGTACAGCTCCCCGTCTATGGGAAACCCCGACCCGGTTCTCTCGCGGAGGTTTTTAATCTCGGCCAGCTTGGCCTCAAGCCACCCCTTATGGCGCTCCACAAAGGACTCAACGTCAAAGCCTTTGGGTGCGGTAACGACTACCCTGCCGTCAGGCTTCACCTCAATCCGCGCGTACCTGACGGGTCTTCTTCTGATTTCCAAATCCATCCCATCACCTTTTAAGGGAATCTGGCAACTTGAACT
The sequence above is drawn from the Thermococcus pacificus genome and encodes:
- a CDS encoding type II toxin-antitoxin system PemK/MazF family toxin, whose product is MPRSSSNFRQGEILLLELPFTDYLGKKLRPVLVVSSDELNKVSDDLIVLKITGSPHFEEFPVELEQKDLLRGKLKKKSFIDCSSVFTVEKSLIIKSIGEIGPEKMDEVKEILKRTFSIG
- a CDS encoding CoA-binding protein: MVRIMPVDRLSDEEIMEILTKYRKIALVGASPKPERDANRVMRYLLEKGYEVYPVNPRYEEVLGRKCYPSVLDIPDEVDIVDLFVRPEFTMEYVEQAIEKGAKVVWFQFNTYNRDAFKKAKEAGLTAVAHRCIKQEHERLIG
- a CDS encoding antitoxin family protein, which produces MPEEIVAIYRGDVIIPLKKLNIPPGSRIKLLIEKVEVRDAMKELGYLKLLQEGEDAEELFEF
- a CDS encoding NfeD family protein, translating into MRNFITLLALAADEIAVGLFLLIVLPRFGVEVPLWAVAVIIGILLVKDFLIAPFVLRGGLSVRPQTGPESLIGKTAVVVEDLAPEGLVKIDGELWSAECIKGTAKRGEKVVIVGVKGTRVLVERRASPELGQLPRDCSS
- a CDS encoding M48 family metallopeptidase; protein product: MDLEIRRRPVRYARIEVKPDGRVVVTAPKGFDVESFVERHKGWLEAKLAEIKNLRERTGSGFPIDGELYQVIRGRKTKVHEKFRTVVFSAYPDEAIAELKSYLRPRILALVDEYSREMGVSPKKVFIRHQRSRWGSCSPRGNLNFNVRLVSVPPKLREYVVVHELAHLKYMNHSKAFWNLVGRFYPDYRKARKELKKWWSIIELNPYWRWLGGGE
- a CDS encoding prenyltransferase, whose translation is MIVKEILASVDVIPDPYVKSVTYAKIGERLAKARDSNYRTAFLMALETANEIDDPVKMFRALLSVGYSLGRAGLKSSKKIYQGVLEDSRILPPPQRDKIMKTAASYMLTLGEIGEAITYALEIDNSKLRNEVLLEIIRANTRMIGKGQLKAAYRIRKSKLALEYIEEEPYRSRALLELIKAYITLGSYENGISLLRTIGSREWAKQAFKEVSFYLKEKEVLGHYIDSLETIAGEFIQKFGKEFTEELALAFALSGEGVSAVELIRKLENSDEVFVKIALELLERDHDVLPAFIAALDEGEAELVGRVVMNRILERPELGDWEVIKAIGKSTPSEEIWAKIARYYVLVGELEGAMKIGSTLRDSRLRSIVMADVAHHLVKDGDVERAIDAALEVRDPRFSSILVSEILIKALEQELPRRVKQWNGSRH
- a CDS encoding TRM11 family SAM-dependent methyltransferase codes for the protein MYAVLFGKNPALSEAEFYSFSRRFGLKVRPIESSRYWLLFDSSPDVERQFYWLGGSLKLVRIIGEGEEAIRDLEYSKLFTVSLYGRSDWKLWRKLGSEIKRHFKEEAPAKFFKPAKVYSMPAELILKGFPEVKDFVFLFREDGSFLVGETVKVTDPFELKKLDVERPVQKPILSIPPRLARIMVNLTEVRKGSFLDPFCGIGTVVQEFVLQGLNAYGSDRDPEQIKAAKKNLAWLRKEFRLKNSAHLEVCDARKLKRCFRQRFDAIVTEPYLGKPLRRNPSRGEAIKLANELDRFYYSVFESFADVLKRNGKVVFVFPAYKLSDGGIYRKERKWLGKLGFEVLGRYTDYEERHRLVRDIHVLRYRG